Proteins from a genomic interval of Microbacterium esteraromaticum:
- a CDS encoding Mur ligase family protein, producing MTTSSLPPVLRPADPPRRALTELADRFARDVRGDLDGVHLSGITLATADLRAGEAFVAIQGVNRHGAEFAPTAAEQGAVAIITDAAGADIAASAGLPIIVVDDPRAVLGDLSAWVYGTGAADHLPVLLGTTGTNGKTSVSHLLQGILDQIGVVSGLSSTAERHIAGQVIVSRLTTPEASEMHALLALMRERDVEAVAVEVSAQALSRHRVDGIVFDVAGFTNLSHDHLDDYADMTEYFEAKLPLFTPERARRGVISLDSPFGARVVEHASIPVVTVGTPAIAPDADAAERADWVVTIDDERQNGTVFTLTGPEGRTLTTLVPVIGPHMAANAGLALVMLLEGGYAWDRIVSALDRDGQIMAHLPGRTQFVSGDSGPAVYVDFGHTPDAFEKTLAAVRRVTPGKVLMLFGADGDRDATKRLDMGGAAARGSDIVVITDHHPRFEDPTSIRQTLLEGARRARPDVEIHEFSPPEDAIVAAVGMVGEGDAILWAGPGHQDYRDIRGERTPYSARELARRALQAAGWPVPTERHWLNPYND from the coding sequence ATGACCACCTCATCGCTTCCCCCTGTGCTCCGTCCGGCCGACCCACCCCGTCGTGCGCTGACCGAGCTGGCAGATCGCTTCGCCCGTGACGTCCGCGGTGACCTCGACGGCGTCCATCTCAGCGGCATCACCCTCGCCACGGCCGATCTGCGCGCCGGCGAGGCCTTCGTCGCCATTCAGGGCGTGAACCGGCACGGCGCCGAGTTCGCCCCGACCGCCGCCGAGCAGGGTGCGGTCGCGATCATCACCGATGCCGCCGGTGCCGATATCGCCGCATCCGCCGGCCTGCCGATCATCGTCGTCGACGACCCGCGCGCCGTGCTCGGTGACCTCAGCGCCTGGGTTTACGGCACCGGTGCCGCCGACCACCTTCCGGTGCTGCTGGGTACCACGGGCACCAACGGCAAGACCAGCGTGTCGCACCTGCTGCAGGGCATCCTCGATCAGATCGGCGTCGTGTCGGGGCTGTCCTCCACCGCCGAACGCCACATCGCCGGTCAGGTGATCGTCTCGCGGCTGACCACGCCCGAGGCATCCGAGATGCACGCGCTGCTCGCGCTGATGCGCGAGCGCGATGTCGAGGCGGTCGCGGTCGAGGTCAGCGCTCAGGCGCTGTCGCGTCACCGCGTCGACGGCATCGTCTTCGACGTCGCCGGATTCACGAACCTCTCGCACGATCATCTCGATGACTACGCCGACATGACCGAGTACTTCGAGGCGAAGCTGCCGCTGTTCACGCCCGAGCGCGCGCGTCGTGGCGTGATCAGCCTGGACTCGCCGTTCGGCGCCCGTGTGGTCGAGCACGCGTCGATCCCGGTCGTCACCGTGGGTACGCCGGCGATCGCTCCCGATGCGGATGCCGCCGAGCGCGCCGACTGGGTCGTCACGATCGACGACGAGCGCCAGAACGGCACGGTTTTCACCCTCACCGGGCCCGAGGGGCGCACGCTGACCACGCTCGTTCCGGTGATCGGCCCGCATATGGCGGCCAACGCCGGGCTGGCCCTTGTGATGCTGCTCGAAGGCGGCTACGCCTGGGATCGCATCGTGTCGGCGCTCGACCGCGACGGACAGATCATGGCGCATCTTCCGGGACGCACGCAGTTCGTCTCGGGCGACTCGGGTCCTGCCGTCTACGTCGATTTCGGGCACACGCCCGATGCGTTCGAGAAGACTCTCGCCGCGGTGCGCCGTGTCACGCCAGGAAAGGTGCTGATGCTGTTCGGCGCCGACGGTGACCGCGACGCGACCAAGCGGCTCGATATGGGCGGTGCCGCCGCCCGCGGCAGCGACATCGTGGTCATCACCGACCATCACCCGCGCTTCGAGGACCCCACGTCGATCCGTCAAACGCTGCTGGAGGGTGCGCGCCGCGCCCGCCCGGATGTCGAGATCCACGAGTTCTCGCCGCCGGAAGACGCGATCGTCGCGGCCGTCGGCATGGTCGGCGAGGGCGATGCGATCCTGTGGGCGGGTCCTGGGCACCAGGACTACCGCGACATCCGCGGTGAGCGCACCCCGTACTCGGCGCGCGAGCTGGCCCGCCGCGCTCTGCAGGCGGCCGGCTGGCCGGTGCCCACCGAGCGCCACTGGCTCAACCCCTACAACGACTGA
- a CDS encoding pyroglutamyl-peptidase I, whose protein sequence is MSTILLTGFEPFGGDSRNPSAEAVNRVAATYDGPHELVTATLPVSFAGSAAELGRLIDAHRPDAVVATGLAGGSARIAVERIGVNLMDARIADNDGHQPTDEACEPGGPAARFATLPVKRIVQALSDACIPAHASLTAGSFVCNHVLYTALAAAERAAAGTVPVGFVHVPWSTPTAPEGAPHLSESDIARGIRIVLDQVFETEQRAVGGTVW, encoded by the coding sequence GTGTCCACGATCCTGCTCACCGGCTTCGAGCCCTTCGGGGGTGACTCGCGCAATCCCTCGGCGGAAGCCGTGAACCGCGTTGCCGCCACGTACGACGGACCGCACGAACTCGTTACCGCGACGCTTCCCGTCTCTTTCGCCGGCTCTGCAGCCGAGCTCGGCCGGCTCATTGATGCGCACCGCCCCGACGCCGTCGTCGCGACCGGGCTCGCCGGCGGCAGCGCCCGCATCGCTGTGGAGCGCATCGGGGTGAATCTGATGGATGCCCGGATCGCCGACAACGACGGGCACCAGCCCACCGACGAGGCCTGCGAGCCTGGCGGACCGGCCGCGCGCTTCGCAACCCTTCCCGTCAAGCGCATCGTGCAGGCGCTGAGCGACGCGTGTATCCCCGCCCACGCCTCGCTGACCGCGGGCTCGTTCGTCTGCAACCACGTGCTGTACACGGCTCTCGCCGCCGCAGAACGCGCCGCGGCCGGAACCGTCCCGGTCGGCTTCGTGCACGTGCCCTGGTCGACGCCCACGGCACCCGAGGGGGCGCCGCATCTGTCTGAGAGCGACATCGCCCGTGGCATCCGCATCGTCCTCGATCAGGTCTTCGAAACGGAGCAGCGTGCCGTCGGCGGCACCGTCTGGTGA
- a CDS encoding RNA polymerase sigma factor: protein MTASDAVLGAVVREETGRIVAALTRAFGRFDIAEEAVAAAIEEALCDWRRGGVPPRPGAWLMTAARHNALDAVRRDARLRDRLALLEREPVPAVAAPDERLALIFGCCHPALSPEAQLALMLRAVVGMTTAQIARAMREPTATVGQRISRAKRKIATSGIPLRVPVGADRAARLDLVLTAISVMYDGAHLRDGADAATDRDVAEDALWLAAVVAYESAAAEAYGLHALLLFHRARDAARTAGGELVPLPAQERRLWDDSLIRRARDVLEQAARLRDPGRWQLHAAIAACHADATEAAATDWPQILVLYDMLLTFDRSPIVRLNRVVALAEVAGAEAALRETEALADELRDDRLWHAVRAALLRRTGDVAAADASDRAALALADNEAERRLLRSRVAGPA, encoded by the coding sequence GTGACCGCATCCGATGCGGTGCTCGGCGCCGTGGTGCGTGAGGAGACCGGGCGGATCGTCGCCGCGCTCACCCGGGCGTTCGGTCGTTTCGACATCGCAGAGGAGGCCGTGGCCGCAGCGATCGAAGAGGCGCTGTGCGACTGGCGGCGCGGGGGAGTACCCCCGCGCCCCGGTGCCTGGTTGATGACGGCGGCACGGCACAACGCTCTCGACGCGGTGCGTCGCGATGCGCGGCTCCGGGACAGGCTGGCGCTCCTTGAGCGCGAGCCCGTCCCGGCCGTCGCCGCTCCCGACGAGCGCCTTGCGCTGATCTTCGGATGCTGTCACCCGGCGCTGTCGCCCGAGGCGCAGCTGGCGCTCATGCTGCGGGCCGTGGTCGGTATGACCACGGCCCAGATCGCCCGGGCCATGCGGGAGCCGACGGCGACCGTGGGGCAGCGCATCTCGCGCGCGAAGCGCAAGATCGCCACGTCCGGTATCCCGCTGCGGGTGCCGGTCGGTGCCGACCGCGCCGCTCGGCTCGACCTGGTGCTCACAGCGATCTCGGTGATGTACGACGGGGCGCACTTGCGGGACGGCGCGGACGCCGCCACCGACCGCGACGTCGCCGAGGACGCGCTCTGGCTCGCCGCCGTCGTCGCCTATGAGTCCGCAGCGGCCGAGGCATACGGGTTGCACGCGCTGCTGCTGTTCCATCGTGCCCGCGATGCCGCGCGCACCGCCGGGGGTGAACTGGTGCCCCTGCCGGCGCAGGAGCGCCGACTGTGGGACGACTCGCTCATTCGACGGGCGCGCGACGTGCTTGAGCAGGCGGCGAGGCTGCGTGACCCCGGTCGATGGCAACTGCACGCCGCGATCGCGGCCTGCCACGCGGATGCCACCGAAGCGGCGGCGACGGACTGGCCGCAGATCCTGGTGCTGTACGACATGCTGCTGACGTTCGACCGATCGCCGATCGTGCGGCTGAACCGTGTGGTGGCGCTCGCCGAGGTGGCCGGCGCGGAGGCCGCACTGCGTGAAACCGAGGCGTTGGCCGATGAACTTCGGGATGACCGCCTCTGGCACGCTGTGCGCGCCGCGCTGCTGCGACGCACCGGAGACGTCGCCGCAGCGGACGCGTCTGATCGCGCGGCCCTCGCCCTCGCCGACAACGAGGCCGAGCGGCGATTGCTGCGCAGCCGGGTGGCTGGGCCTGCGTGA
- a CDS encoding IS30 family transposase, whose protein sequence is MTYSVAVRDAALLAVCQGLSFGRAAQVVGVSDKTIGMWWRDSVGMPVFRRQKPVSDPLRPDSVPGRGLTLEERIEIQSGVRAGLSQREIGWRVGRDQSVISRELARHRGVDGQYCAAVAELSAQRGRRRPKEFKLNTNPSLAAQITDWMDDGWSPKLIATVLEIDHPDDKTWRVSHETIYQALYVQGRGQLRQDLARQLSTGRTARKSREGASRRSPSPFKDALKISQRPAEVEDRAVPGHWEGDLILGAGNRSAIGTLVERTTRFTILLHLPNCHTATEVAGAMIREMSKLPDHLRRSITWDRGTELADYVDIQLDLQAPVYFCDPHSPWQRGTNENTNRLLRHWFAKGSDLSAWTAEDLRHVADKLNARPRPTLELRTPAQAFNEFLLTA, encoded by the coding sequence ATGACGTATTCGGTTGCGGTCAGGGATGCGGCGCTGCTGGCGGTGTGTCAGGGGCTCTCTTTCGGGCGCGCTGCGCAGGTCGTTGGCGTGTCAGACAAAACGATCGGGATGTGGTGGCGGGACAGTGTCGGTATGCCAGTGTTTCGTCGCCAGAAGCCTGTTTCCGACCCTCTACGCCCGGACTCGGTGCCAGGTCGGGGGTTGACGTTGGAAGAGCGAATCGAGATCCAGTCCGGCGTGCGAGCGGGCCTGTCTCAGCGCGAGATCGGTTGGCGGGTTGGCCGGGATCAGTCGGTGATCTCTCGTGAACTCGCTCGGCACCGGGGTGTGGATGGTCAGTATTGCGCGGCGGTCGCGGAGCTGTCCGCGCAGCGTGGCCGGCGACGGCCGAAGGAGTTCAAACTCAACACGAACCCATCCCTCGCCGCGCAGATCACCGACTGGATGGACGATGGGTGGAGTCCGAAGCTGATCGCGACGGTCCTCGAAATCGACCATCCGGACGACAAGACTTGGCGGGTGAGCCACGAGACGATCTATCAGGCCCTGTATGTCCAAGGGCGCGGCCAGTTACGCCAGGATCTGGCCCGTCAGCTGTCCACCGGGCGCACGGCCCGCAAGTCCCGGGAAGGGGCGAGCAGGCGTTCACCGAGCCCGTTCAAAGACGCGTTGAAGATCAGCCAACGCCCTGCTGAGGTCGAGGACCGTGCGGTCCCTGGGCATTGGGAGGGGGACCTGATCCTCGGCGCAGGGAACCGGTCAGCGATCGGGACACTGGTGGAGCGGACCACCCGGTTCACGATCCTGCTGCACCTGCCCAACTGCCACACGGCAACCGAAGTCGCCGGGGCGATGATCCGCGAGATGAGCAAGCTCCCCGACCACCTGCGCCGATCGATCACCTGGGACCGAGGAACCGAACTGGCTGACTACGTCGACATTCAACTCGATCTGCAAGCCCCCGTCTACTTCTGCGACCCACACTCACCCTGGCAGCGCGGCACGAACGAGAACACCAACCGGCTCCTGCGGCACTGGTTCGCCAAGGGCAGCGACCTATCCGCCTGGACCGCCGAGGACCTGCGCCACGTCGCCGACAAACTCAACGCCAGACCCCGCCCCACCCTTGAGCTGAGAACACCCGCCCAAGCGTTCAACGAGTTCCTCCTAACCGCATGA
- a CDS encoding aminoglycoside phosphotransferase family protein encodes MNALLSDRLSVPQAAWVQQRMPDAVIVRDMSWHLVASIVLHVRGSLDGETIDAVVKTGDVTNHHIPREIAAHARWTHDLVSTQHSARLIDADSNERVMLFEFLPGALVEATDAEGHTGTYTQAGALLRRLHSQDRHMDAEHEARANARAIQWLDGEHRVTPAIATRARGILADDPAPPVEVVPTHGDWQPRNWLIHDGVVRVIDFGRFAFRPPSTDLLRLAAQQWRGRPDLESAFFEAYGPDPREPDRSRISALREAVGTACWAYHVGEERFEAQGHRMLAEALRAF; translated from the coding sequence GTGAACGCGCTGCTGAGCGACCGGTTGTCGGTCCCGCAGGCCGCTTGGGTACAACAGCGGATGCCGGACGCCGTGATCGTGCGAGACATGTCGTGGCACCTGGTCGCGTCGATTGTGCTGCATGTTCGCGGTTCGCTGGACGGCGAGACGATTGATGCGGTCGTGAAAACGGGCGATGTGACGAATCATCACATCCCACGGGAGATCGCCGCGCACGCACGTTGGACGCACGACCTCGTGTCCACACAGCACAGCGCACGCCTGATCGATGCGGACTCCAACGAACGCGTGATGCTGTTCGAGTTCCTGCCCGGTGCACTCGTGGAGGCGACCGATGCGGAGGGGCACACCGGCACATATACGCAGGCCGGGGCGCTGTTGCGGCGTCTGCATAGTCAAGACCGCCACATGGATGCAGAGCACGAGGCGCGCGCGAACGCCCGGGCGATCCAGTGGCTCGACGGAGAGCACCGGGTGACTCCGGCCATCGCCACGCGGGCGCGCGGCATCCTCGCTGATGATCCGGCGCCGCCGGTCGAGGTCGTGCCGACCCACGGCGATTGGCAGCCACGCAACTGGCTGATCCACGACGGTGTCGTTCGGGTGATCGACTTCGGACGCTTCGCGTTCCGTCCGCCATCGACGGACCTCCTGCGTCTTGCCGCGCAGCAGTGGCGAGGGCGCCCTGATCTGGAGTCCGCGTTCTTCGAAGCGTACGGGCCGGATCCGCGAGAGCCGGATCGCTCACGCATCAGTGCGCTGCGCGAGGCCGTTGGCACCGCGTGCTGGGCATATCACGTAGGCGAGGAGCGATTCGAGGCGCAGGGGCATCGGATGCTGGCAGAGGCCCTACGGGCGTTCTGA
- the ispG gene encoding flavodoxin-dependent (E)-4-hydroxy-3-methylbut-2-enyl-diphosphate synthase has protein sequence MPAVNLGMPRVPEVLAPRRKSRQIRVGKVLVGGDAPVSVQSMTTTKTTDINGTLQQIAELTASGCEIVRVAVPSQDDADVLHIIAKKSQIPVIADIHFQPKYVFQAIDAGCGAVRVNPGNIRKFDDQVGAIAAAAKAAGVSLRIGVNAGSLDPRLLQKYGKATAEALVESAVWEASLFEEHDFHDFKISVKHNDPIVMVKAYRQLAERGDWPLHLGVTEAGPAFQGTIKSATAFGILLSEGIGDTIRVSLSAPPAEEVKVGHQILQSLNLRERTLEIVSCPSCGRAQVDVYSLADSVTEGLKDMTVPLRVAVMGCVVNGPGEAREADLGVASGNGKGQIFVKGEVIKTVPEEDIVQTLIEEANRIAAEMGVDAPIGTAQVITG, from the coding sequence GTGCCCGCAGTGAATCTTGGGATGCCGCGCGTCCCCGAAGTCCTCGCCCCTCGTCGCAAGTCCCGTCAGATCCGGGTCGGCAAGGTGCTCGTCGGCGGCGATGCACCGGTCAGCGTGCAATCGATGACCACGACGAAGACCACCGACATCAACGGCACTCTGCAGCAGATCGCCGAGTTGACGGCATCCGGCTGCGAGATCGTGCGCGTCGCCGTCCCCAGCCAGGACGACGCCGATGTGCTGCACATCATCGCGAAGAAGAGTCAGATCCCCGTGATCGCCGACATCCACTTCCAGCCGAAGTACGTCTTCCAGGCCATTGACGCCGGCTGCGGCGCGGTGCGCGTCAACCCGGGCAACATCCGCAAGTTCGACGATCAGGTCGGAGCGATCGCCGCTGCGGCGAAGGCCGCGGGGGTGTCACTGCGCATCGGCGTGAACGCGGGCTCGCTCGACCCCCGTCTGCTGCAGAAGTACGGCAAGGCGACCGCCGAGGCACTCGTCGAGAGCGCCGTCTGGGAGGCCTCGCTGTTCGAGGAGCACGACTTCCACGACTTCAAGATCTCGGTCAAGCACAACGACCCGATCGTCATGGTAAAGGCCTACCGTCAACTCGCCGAGCGTGGTGACTGGCCGCTGCACTTGGGCGTCACCGAAGCGGGCCCCGCCTTCCAGGGCACGATCAAGAGCGCCACGGCGTTCGGCATCCTGCTCAGTGAGGGCATCGGCGACACCATCCGTGTGTCGCTGTCGGCCCCGCCGGCCGAAGAGGTCAAGGTCGGGCACCAGATCCTGCAGTCGCTGAACCTGCGCGAGCGCACGCTCGAGATCGTGTCGTGCCCGTCGTGCGGCCGCGCTCAGGTCGACGTGTACTCGCTCGCCGACAGTGTGACCGAGGGACTCAAGGACATGACCGTGCCGCTGCGCGTCGCCGTCATGGGCTGCGTCGTCAACGGCCCGGGCGAGGCCCGCGAGGCCGACCTCGGTGTCGCCTCCGGCAACGGCAAGGGACAGATCTTCGTCAAGGGCGAGGTCATCAAGACGGTGCCCGAGGAAGACATCGTGCAGACGCTGATCGAGGAGGCGAACCGGATCGCCGCCGAGATGGGCGTCGACGCGCCGATCGGTACCGCTCAGGTGATCACCGGCTGA
- a CDS encoding GntR family transcriptional regulator, translating to MRITISPSGGTPAEQVYDQLRGLITTGGLAADDRLPSVRRLAADLGVAPGTIAKAYRRLEEDELVVSRTGAGTRVSPQASAVSRSVARAARSLIVAAKHDGLTYEDTQRALRAMWMSDR from the coding sequence ATGAGAATCACCATCTCGCCCTCAGGCGGCACTCCGGCCGAACAGGTGTACGACCAGCTGAGGGGGCTGATCACCACCGGCGGCCTCGCCGCCGACGATCGGTTGCCCTCTGTGCGCCGCTTGGCAGCCGATCTCGGCGTGGCCCCCGGGACCATCGCAAAGGCGTACAGGCGACTCGAGGAAGACGAGCTCGTCGTCTCACGTACGGGGGCGGGCACTCGCGTCAGCCCGCAGGCGTCGGCTGTCTCCCGGAGCGTCGCCCGGGCTGCGCGTTCCTTGATCGTCGCGGCGAAACACGACGGACTCACATACGAGGACACCCAGCGCGCACTACGCGCGATGTGGATGTCGGATCGCTGA
- a CDS encoding YciI family protein: protein MKYVLMFTSNPELDAAVPEERSQADMERMYEWFTTNDAHIVDGGAALHGADTATTVRADRGAPVVIDGPFSEAKEVIGGFSIIDVPDLDAAIALARTWPSLDLPGNAVEIRAMYDDEELFGQ, encoded by the coding sequence ATGAAGTACGTCCTGATGTTCACGTCCAACCCCGAGCTCGACGCCGCCGTGCCGGAGGAGCGCTCGCAGGCCGACATGGAGCGCATGTACGAGTGGTTCACGACCAACGACGCGCACATCGTCGACGGCGGCGCCGCTCTGCACGGTGCGGACACGGCGACGACGGTTCGCGCCGATCGAGGAGCGCCGGTCGTGATCGACGGCCCGTTCTCGGAGGCGAAAGAGGTGATCGGCGGGTTCTCGATCATCGACGTGCCCGATCTTGATGCCGCCATCGCGCTGGCGCGCACCTGGCCGTCGCTGGACCTCCCCGGCAACGCCGTGGAGATCCGCGCGATGTACGACGACGAGGAGCTGTTCGGCCAGTGA
- a CDS encoding chorismate-binding protein, translating into MTSAAPDRIRDLAADPHASFVLIARDGGAELLTGDVIDVDALADIPLDGPEGPREVFAMVPYRQVRERGFDAQDDGTPLRCLLVDAHDRLDVAELMASLPTDAIALRDGGFDISDDEYGQIVERVIAEEIGRGEGANFVIRRDYRAGFDVDDRTAALTWFRALLQHERGAYWTFAVVTPGHIAVGASPEAHVVAQDGIVTMNPISGTFRHPAGGATRASLIEFLSSTKETEELFMVVDEELKMMSQVCSDGGRITGPHLKEMSRLTHTEYMLRGRSRLDPRDILRETMFAPTVTGSPMQNACAVIGRHERTPRGYYSGVAALFSPNADGGHDLDAPILIRTLYIDQGHVRVPVGATLVRHSDPLGEVGETHGKAAGVLGAIGAIDRDVAAEMRDDDAPRGASLADDPEIAALLASRNTRLADFWIQPQDSHVSHHFDGRRALVVDAEDRFTTMLAHQLRHLGLDVEIAAWDAVTDDAVDAADLVVAGPGPGDPRDTASPRIARMRQVVARRRAAGAPLLAVCLSHQILADSLGIGLAPLDAPHQGVQKTVPVFEHDASIGFYNTFTARVSPGTTRVGDADVSAEADTGDVHALRGERFASIQGHLESILSRDGIATLERMVAHTLA; encoded by the coding sequence ATGACCTCTGCCGCGCCCGACCGCATCCGGGACCTCGCCGCTGATCCGCACGCTTCGTTCGTGCTGATTGCCCGTGACGGCGGCGCGGAGCTGCTCACCGGTGACGTCATCGACGTCGATGCCCTCGCCGACATCCCGCTCGACGGGCCGGAGGGGCCGCGCGAGGTGTTCGCCATGGTGCCGTACCGCCAAGTGCGCGAGCGCGGTTTCGATGCGCAGGACGACGGCACGCCGCTGCGCTGCCTGCTCGTCGACGCGCACGACCGTCTCGACGTCGCCGAGCTGATGGCATCACTGCCGACGGATGCCATCGCGCTGCGGGATGGCGGGTTCGACATCTCCGACGATGAGTACGGGCAGATCGTGGAACGCGTGATCGCCGAAGAGATCGGCCGCGGCGAGGGCGCCAACTTCGTCATCCGCCGTGATTATCGCGCCGGCTTCGATGTCGACGACCGAACCGCCGCGCTCACCTGGTTCCGCGCCCTGCTGCAGCACGAACGCGGGGCGTACTGGACCTTCGCCGTCGTCACGCCGGGGCACATCGCGGTCGGCGCCAGTCCTGAGGCGCATGTCGTCGCGCAGGACGGCATCGTCACCATGAATCCGATCTCGGGGACGTTCCGTCATCCGGCCGGTGGCGCGACCCGGGCCTCACTGATCGAGTTCCTGTCCTCCACGAAGGAGACCGAAGAACTGTTCATGGTGGTCGACGAGGAACTCAAGATGATGAGCCAGGTGTGTTCGGACGGTGGACGCATCACCGGCCCGCACCTGAAAGAGATGTCGCGCCTCACCCACACCGAGTACATGCTGCGCGGCCGCAGCCGCCTCGACCCGCGCGACATCCTGCGCGAGACGATGTTCGCCCCGACCGTCACCGGCTCACCCATGCAGAACGCCTGCGCCGTGATCGGACGCCACGAGCGGACGCCCCGCGGATACTACTCCGGCGTCGCCGCCCTGTTCTCACCCAATGCCGACGGCGGGCACGACCTGGACGCCCCGATCCTGATCCGCACCCTGTACATCGACCAGGGTCACGTGCGCGTGCCCGTGGGCGCCACGCTCGTGCGGCACTCCGACCCTCTCGGCGAGGTCGGCGAGACCCACGGCAAGGCCGCCGGCGTGCTCGGCGCGATCGGGGCGATCGACCGAGACGTCGCCGCCGAGATGCGCGACGATGATGCCCCCCGTGGAGCCTCGCTCGCCGATGATCCCGAGATCGCGGCGCTGCTGGCTTCGCGCAACACGCGCCTCGCCGATTTCTGGATCCAGCCGCAGGATTCCCACGTGTCGCACCACTTCGACGGGCGGCGCGCACTCGTCGTGGATGCCGAGGACCGGTTCACCACGATGCTGGCGCACCAGTTGCGCCACCTCGGCCTCGACGTCGAGATCGCCGCGTGGGACGCCGTGACCGATGACGCCGTGGATGCTGCGGATCTCGTCGTCGCCGGCCCTGGCCCCGGTGACCCGCGCGACACCGCATCGCCGCGCATCGCCCGGATGCGTCAGGTCGTCGCTCGACGCCGCGCGGCCGGAGCGCCCCTGCTGGCCGTCTGCCTGAGCCATCAGATCCTCGCCGACAGCCTCGGTATCGGCCTGGCTCCGCTGGATGCCCCGCACCAGGGCGTGCAGAAGACGGTGCCGGTGTTCGAGCACGACGCGTCGATCGGCTTCTACAACACCTTCACCGCACGCGTGTCTCCGGGAACGACACGTGTCGGCGATGCAGACGTCTCCGCCGAGGCCGACACCGGCGATGTGCATGCGCTCCGCGGCGAGCGCTTCGCATCGATCCAGGGGCACCTGGAGTCGATCCTGTCTCGCGACGGCATCGCGACGCTCGAGCGCATGGTCGCCCACACGCTGGCCTGA
- a CDS encoding M50 family metallopeptidase, protein MEILLYLGGILFMLVGLGVSIGLHEVGHLVPAKLFGVRVGQYMIGFGPRVWSKRFGETEYGFKALPLGGFISMSGMYPPSSKTGPAKGVFASLVQDARSANDETIADGDEKRVFYRLPVWKRIIVMLGGPVMNLLLAIFIFTLMASGIGVQQASTTVSSVSECMLPAGSTQQECTPADPASPAAAAGFEPGDVLVSLDGQSVQTFADASAIIQASPNEAIDVVVQRDDTEVLLSLTPEPAERAQLDVNGQVVTDADGEPVTHTVGYAGITAQLEYVQQPIGTGTDLAMQQAGAVTSLIVHLPEKLWDVGTALFTDQERDPNGPLSVVGVGRIAGEVAAADASVLNRLVVLMNLLAALNIALFVFNLVPLLPLDGGHIVVALWDGIRRFWAKLTRRPEPRPVDATRLVPLTIVVAVLLIGMGALLLMADIFKPMRLFG, encoded by the coding sequence GTGGAGATCCTGCTGTATCTGGGCGGCATCCTGTTCATGCTCGTCGGTCTCGGCGTGTCGATCGGGTTGCATGAGGTGGGCCATCTGGTGCCCGCGAAGCTGTTCGGCGTGCGCGTAGGCCAGTACATGATCGGCTTCGGGCCGCGTGTGTGGTCGAAGCGCTTCGGCGAGACCGAGTACGGGTTCAAGGCGTTGCCGCTCGGCGGTTTCATCTCGATGTCGGGCATGTACCCGCCCTCGTCGAAGACCGGACCCGCCAAGGGCGTATTCGCCTCGCTCGTTCAGGATGCCCGATCCGCCAACGACGAGACCATCGCCGATGGCGACGAGAAACGCGTGTTCTACCGCCTCCCGGTCTGGAAGCGGATCATCGTGATGCTCGGCGGACCCGTGATGAACCTGCTGCTGGCGATCTTCATCTTCACCCTGATGGCTTCGGGTATCGGCGTGCAGCAGGCCAGTACGACGGTCAGCTCCGTCAGCGAGTGCATGCTGCCGGCGGGGTCGACCCAGCAGGAGTGCACGCCGGCCGATCCCGCCTCTCCGGCGGCCGCGGCCGGTTTCGAGCCCGGCGACGTGCTGGTGAGTCTGGATGGGCAGTCTGTTCAGACGTTCGCCGATGCCTCGGCGATCATTCAGGCGTCCCCGAATGAGGCGATCGACGTCGTCGTCCAGCGGGACGACACCGAGGTGCTGCTGAGCCTCACGCCCGAGCCCGCCGAACGCGCGCAGCTCGACGTGAACGGGCAGGTGGTGACGGATGCCGATGGTGAGCCGGTCACCCACACCGTCGGATATGCGGGCATCACCGCGCAGCTCGAGTACGTGCAGCAGCCGATCGGTACGGGTACCGACCTGGCGATGCAGCAGGCGGGGGCCGTGACCTCGCTGATCGTGCACCTTCCCGAAAAGCTCTGGGATGTCGGCACCGCGCTGTTCACCGACCAGGAGCGCGACCCGAACGGGCCGCTGAGCGTGGTCGGCGTCGGCCGGATCGCGGGGGAGGTCGCGGCGGCGGATGCCTCGGTGCTGAACCGCCTGGTCGTGTTGATGAACCTGCTGGCGGCCCTGAACATCGCCCTGTTCGTATTCAACCTCGTGCCGTTGCTGCCTCTGGATGGCGGGCACATCGTCGTGGCGCTGTGGGATGGCATCCGACGCTTCTGGGCGAAGCTTACGCGCCGGCCGGAGCCGCGGCCGGTGGATGCGACGCGGCTGGTGCCGTTGACGATCGTCGTCGCGGTCTTGCTGATCGGCATGGGGGCGCTGCTGCTGATGGCGGACATCTTCAAACCGATGCGACTGTTCGGCTGA